One segment of Pseudarthrobacter defluvii DNA contains the following:
- a CDS encoding ATP/GTP-binding protein yields MFGSKTKYQRTQAPATKLAAAVARRPGLRGWRGRGQGEAVYVTAADEWRGTSVQVCGLWPFVGGSGTPILGVPIGVHTDTGAPFGADPISWFMHGMINNPSMFVLGLPHYGKSTLVRHIVLGLAGRSINPLILGDLKPDYVDLIEALGGQVISLGPGRGHLNVLDPGEATGAAVRLLASAEEHRANANRTLNDPDGGQAAAAPLLAAAVKAEKLAEQLMADSHNRRLNMITALITIVRNAKPSAHEESLLDRALHILDERLDRVPLIGDLIEVIKDAPDELRAIALDRGDMSRYLDATDQLRQSLYSLNGSGRFSDMFSQPTDQPMDLTKPVVFDLSGISDTQRDIQAACLLACWSTGFATVQVAHTLADAGLEPRRNYFVVMDELWRALRSGEGMVDRVDSLTRLNRTEGVGQAMITHTMSDLEALPTESERMKARGFVERSGMVVCGALPGAEMEKLNKAVTLSRAEQARLISWADPGSWTDVGGSRKRVRPGLGKFLFKVGGRPGIPVALKLTSVEERLHDTNKRWTINNTGEGAN; encoded by the coding sequence ATGTTCGGCAGCAAGACCAAGTACCAGCGCACACAGGCCCCGGCCACGAAGCTCGCGGCCGCTGTCGCCCGCCGCCCGGGCCTTCGGGGCTGGCGCGGCCGCGGGCAGGGCGAAGCTGTCTACGTCACTGCAGCCGACGAATGGCGCGGAACCTCGGTCCAGGTCTGCGGTCTCTGGCCGTTCGTGGGCGGCAGTGGGACCCCGATCCTAGGTGTCCCGATCGGCGTTCACACCGACACCGGCGCGCCCTTCGGCGCCGATCCGATCAGCTGGTTCATGCACGGCATGATCAACAACCCCTCCATGTTCGTCCTTGGCCTGCCGCACTACGGCAAGTCCACCCTGGTCCGGCACATTGTCCTAGGCCTGGCAGGCCGGAGCATCAACCCGTTGATCCTCGGTGACCTGAAGCCGGATTACGTTGACCTGATCGAAGCTCTCGGCGGGCAGGTCATCAGTCTGGGCCCTGGACGCGGCCATTTGAATGTCCTGGACCCGGGTGAAGCCACGGGAGCCGCCGTCAGGCTGCTCGCCTCGGCCGAGGAACACCGGGCCAACGCGAACCGGACCCTGAACGATCCAGATGGCGGCCAGGCCGCGGCCGCGCCGCTGCTCGCTGCAGCAGTGAAGGCGGAGAAGCTGGCCGAACAGCTGATGGCCGACTCGCACAACCGGCGCCTGAACATGATCACGGCGCTGATCACCATCGTGCGGAACGCCAAGCCCAGCGCCCACGAGGAATCCCTGCTTGACCGGGCCCTGCACATCCTGGACGAGCGCCTGGACCGGGTGCCCCTGATCGGGGACCTGATCGAGGTCATCAAAGACGCCCCCGACGAGCTGCGGGCGATCGCCCTGGACCGCGGCGACATGAGCCGCTACCTCGACGCGACCGACCAACTGCGCCAGTCGCTGTACTCCCTGAACGGCTCGGGCCGGTTCTCGGACATGTTCTCCCAGCCAACCGACCAGCCGATGGACCTGACCAAACCCGTGGTCTTCGACCTCTCCGGGATCTCCGACACCCAGCGCGACATCCAGGCGGCCTGCCTGCTGGCCTGCTGGTCCACCGGGTTCGCCACCGTCCAGGTCGCCCACACCCTGGCCGACGCCGGCCTGGAACCGCGCCGGAACTACTTCGTCGTCATGGACGAGCTCTGGCGGGCCCTGCGCTCCGGTGAAGGCATGGTCGACCGGGTCGACTCCCTCACCCGTCTCAACCGCACCGAAGGTGTCGGGCAGGCCATGATCACGCACACCATGAGCGACCTCGAAGCCCTGCCCACCGAATCCGAACGGATGAAAGCGCGCGGTTTCGTCGAACGCTCCGGCATGGTCGTCTGCGGCGCCCTGCCCGGGGCCGAAATGGAAAAACTCAACAAAGCCGTCACCCTCTCCAGGGCCGAACAGGCCCGCCTCATCTCCTGGGCCGACCCGGGATCATGGACCGACGTCGGCGGCTCCCGCAAACGCGTCCGCCCGGGCCTGGGCAAATTCCTCTTCAAAGTCGGCGGCCGCCCCGGAATCCCGGTCGCACTCAAACTCACCAGCGTCGAAGAACGGCTGCACGACACCAACAAACGCTGGACGATCAACAACACCGGCGAGGGGGCGAACTGA
- a CDS encoding SCO6880 family protein, with protein sequence MAAIENTYREPTYGNWRRPRKAGIGTLGGLATAGLFVGLIITVICLFVGGWFAGLVALFILGVALAVVSVTDKHNKSVGERVFARLAFRSARRKKANIYRSGPLGLTPWGEFQLPGISAGSKLYEFTDSYGRPFALIHLPSTAHYTVVFGTQPDGASLVDPEQIDAWVANWGGWLASLSNEPAVVAASVTVETAPDSGARLRREVESNIHDDAPDIAKAMLREALATYPQGSATIRAWVALTFSAAARAGGKRRTAEEIARDLASRLPSLTERLESTGAGACAPLNAQELCEVVRVAYDPAAARLIDEAHYQGTPVDLDWGDVGPSAHQAGWDGYRHDSGHSVSWTMTGAPRGHILASALARLVAPHGEIARKRVTLLYRPIEAGRAAAIVESDQTSALTRASSTNRPTARALVDARAAQATAAEEAKGAGLVNFGMVVTATVLSSRDLEDTVAVVEGNLGPSARLLLRRAYGSQDSAFAASLPLGLVLPKHLKVPEEIREAM encoded by the coding sequence ATGGCAGCTATCGAGAACACATACAGGGAACCGACCTACGGCAACTGGCGGCGTCCGCGCAAAGCGGGCATCGGCACCCTTGGCGGGCTGGCAACAGCCGGTTTGTTTGTTGGCCTCATTATCACGGTGATCTGTCTCTTTGTGGGCGGCTGGTTCGCCGGGCTCGTTGCTCTGTTCATTCTTGGGGTGGCGCTGGCGGTCGTCTCGGTGACCGACAAGCACAACAAGTCCGTGGGGGAGCGGGTCTTCGCCCGGCTGGCGTTCCGCTCCGCGCGGCGCAAGAAGGCCAACATCTACCGCTCCGGTCCGCTGGGACTGACGCCTTGGGGCGAGTTCCAGCTGCCTGGGATCTCTGCCGGTTCCAAGCTGTATGAGTTCACCGACTCCTATGGCCGCCCCTTCGCGCTGATCCACCTTCCCTCAACTGCGCACTACACCGTTGTCTTCGGCACCCAGCCCGACGGGGCATCCTTGGTTGATCCCGAGCAGATTGATGCCTGGGTGGCTAACTGGGGCGGCTGGCTGGCTTCGTTGTCGAATGAACCTGCCGTCGTGGCTGCATCCGTCACGGTCGAAACCGCACCCGATTCCGGGGCGCGGCTGCGCCGGGAAGTTGAATCGAACATCCATGACGATGCCCCTGACATTGCCAAGGCCATGCTCCGGGAGGCCCTGGCGACTTACCCGCAGGGTTCGGCCACGATCCGTGCTTGGGTCGCGCTGACGTTCAGTGCCGCTGCCCGGGCCGGCGGCAAGCGGCGCACGGCAGAAGAGATCGCTCGGGATCTCGCTTCGCGGCTTCCCAGCCTGACCGAGCGGCTGGAATCCACCGGCGCCGGAGCCTGCGCACCGTTGAATGCCCAGGAACTGTGTGAGGTCGTGCGGGTCGCGTACGACCCTGCAGCGGCACGGCTCATTGACGAAGCCCACTACCAGGGCACACCTGTGGACCTGGACTGGGGCGACGTTGGACCGTCCGCCCACCAAGCGGGCTGGGACGGCTACCGCCACGATTCCGGGCACTCGGTGTCCTGGACCATGACGGGCGCACCCCGCGGACACATCCTGGCCTCGGCTCTGGCCCGCTTGGTCGCACCGCACGGGGAGATTGCCCGCAAGCGGGTCACCTTGCTGTACCGGCCGATCGAAGCAGGCCGCGCGGCCGCCATCGTGGAATCTGACCAGACCAGCGCCCTGACCCGGGCCTCCTCGACTAACCGGCCCACCGCCCGCGCCCTGGTCGACGCCCGCGCGGCGCAGGCCACCGCAGCGGAGGAAGCCAAGGGTGCCGGGCTGGTCAACTTCGGCATGGTGGTCACGGCTACGGTGCTGTCCTCCCGTGACCTTGAGGACACTGTGGCCGTCGTGGAAGGCAATCTCGGTCCGTCGGCACGTCTGCTGTTGCGGCGCGCTTACGGCTCACAGGATTCTGCCTTTGCCGCGTCCCTGCCACTGGGTCTGGTCCTGCCCAAGCACTTGAAGGTTCCCGAAGAGATCCGCGAGGCCATGTGA